In one Solanum dulcamara chromosome 1, daSolDulc1.2, whole genome shotgun sequence genomic region, the following are encoded:
- the LOC129889816 gene encoding acetyl-CoA-benzylalcohol acetyltransferase-like: MSQITKQNLNGTFIQIEILNEKLIKPSLSTPSHLNCYKLSFFDQIAPNFAVPLLYFYPPVPPEKSHLQRAEEVHKQLQNSLSQVLTKFYQLAGRLSEDGTSIECHDQGVIYLEAKVNCQLNEFLDKAYKDSDLVKLFVPPIRIRLAELPNRPMMTIQATMFEHGGLALAVQIVHTSGDGFSGCAITDEWAKVNRMEKGNVRNLQFRSNLAEVFPPKDNIFEMIKKGRPRGYEMKISTRIFMFDEIAISKLKENVNKSLNYSSRVEVVTALIWRSLMRVVRLRQGHNRPSMLQFAINLRGRGSPKLVGEDQNFYGNFYLDIPIKYVSSQSNQDPELHEIVTLIRNAKNKVLSDIANASSEEIFSILIESLNQIRDGYNDDEIDLYPTSSMCRFPLNESDFGWAKPIWVSRVNVPFQMFFLMDSKNGIEARVCLNEDDMIKLEIDDDIVEFSYVPK, from the exons ATGAGCCAAATTACAAAACAAAATTTGAATGGAACTTTTATTCAAATTGAAatcttgaatgaaaaacttaTAAAACCATCATTATCAACTCCAAGTCATCTCAATTGCTACAAGTTATCATTTTTTGATCAAATTGCACCTAATTTTGCTGTGCCTCTTCTTTACTTCTACCCTCCAGTTCCACCAGAAAAATCCCACCTACAACGCGCCGAAGAAGTTCATAAACAACTACAAAACTCACTGTCTCAGGTTCTAACAAAGTTTTATCAACTTGCTGGAAGGTTGTCTGAAGATG GTACTTCCATTGAATGTCATGACCAAGGAGTTATTTACTTAGAAGCAAAGGTGAATTGCCAATTGAATGAATTTCTGGACAAAGCTTACAAAGATAGTGACCTTGTCAAACTCTTTGTACCACCGATAAGAATCAGGCTAGCTGAATTGCCAAATAGACCAATGATGACAATTCAGGCCACCATGTTCGAACATGGTGGCCTGGCGCTAGCCGTGCAGATAGTCCACACATCAGGTGATGGATTCTCTGGTTGCGCGATCACCGATGAGTGGGCTAAGGTTAATCGAATGGAGAAAGGGAATGTGAGAAATTTACAATTTCGTTCTAATTTGGCGGAAGTATTTCCACCTAAggataatatttttgagatGATTAAGAAAGGCAGGCCTAGAGGATATGAGATGAAAatttctactaggattttcatgtttgatgaaattgcaaTATCTAAGTTGAAGGAAAATGTGAACAAGTctttgaattattcatcaagAGTTGAAGTTGTGACTGCACTCATTTGGAGAAGCCTAATGCGTGTGGTGAGGTTGAGGCAGGGTCACAATAGGCCGTCCATGCTACAATTTGCCATAAATTTAAGAGGAAGAGGATCTCCAAAACTAGTAG GCGAAGATCAGAACTTTTATGGAAACTTCTACCTTGACATTCCAATCAAATATGTGTCATCTCAGAGCAACCAAGATCCAGAATTACATGAAATTGTAACCTTAATTAGAAATGCAAAGAACAAAGTTCTATCAGACATTGCAAATGCTTCAAGTGAAGAGATTTTCTCAATATTGATTGAGTCATTGAATCAAATAAGAGACGGGTATAATGATGATGAAATCGACCTTTATCCAACTTCAAGTATGTGTAGATTTCCTCTAAATGAGTCTGATTTTGGATGGGCTAAACCAATTTGGGTGAGTAGAGTAAATGTGCCATTTCAAATGTTCTTCTTAATGGACTCAAAAAATGGAATTGAAGCTAGAGTTTGCTTGAATGAAGATGACATGATTAAGTTGGAAATTGATGATGATATTGTGGAGTTTAGTTATGTGCCAAAGTAG